From Salvia splendens isolate huo1 chromosome 3, SspV2, whole genome shotgun sequence, a single genomic window includes:
- the LOC121795316 gene encoding nuclear pore complex protein NUP1-like, with translation MSTPEEAGVTANATTSSYAGGGVGGKFRKKPFRRQATPYDRPPTAFRDNNINSNDSSSSWLTKLVVEPASKLISYGADRFFGSVFRRRLPPQPPESNAQDGLPESNSQDGLSESNSQESDGDQGTCLNSDRDEQEPRIGQCSQPINNSSSHGVTVTELEHLLKQKTFTRSEISYLAELLQSRAAEVSPGDASRINVVSVLDSSRQKEFGSGISEGNKNDGIESSAIVLTPINNSKVLGNDIVSPAELAKSYMGSRTSQVSQSLLGMRNQLGNDGTWLLADALNPPKSPIVSLARRSSVGLSAAENVYITPLSRGRSAIYTMARTPYSRVHPTSISKRSGINSRGFAGPSTSTSSLSPLENDGKYDLRLGTLKRRSSVLDAEIGSVGPIRRIRQKSDLLASRFHHNAHGVGVGSHAKQKPQMNGDKRNKTLKNSGENENESVPRTSYAHIPSKSKEVAAKILQQLEKISPKEKSPGSKLVAMQENSYLKLFSSRLPGQALWSMEDVGTSKMLLNAQDDLKSVNLTNNTLPDVHESSPQQQGKTEGNNPNDSFIPSGRWNSVLNNDSAVSLKASTSGLGAGDSVVKNGSSLPQKKRALRMSIEEGSLELADAERNGRASRSLSNNKGPFEYLHTKPAGDARTTFKSEDNSSMGLSSRSTSELTSGAVTFEKGTSVIAIPASEGKNSAASQSQILTSSVPAFDKAKEANSSNFFSFSSKAADNSPSFPSGSTKRAESAERSSSLANTSMSVGSKVGTFDSETGLHMKPGKVVDTNGKCDDGSSAALTGPLVSRSSPLSFPAASFGDMHSTSTGSAPPFTPLTSSANFLPTGGSTSTAVPFSGSIFGGAEKSLGSGGPLFKFVSSVDPPTTVSVAPETSISETADQRAKIDINPNSGTSSTSYSTVAAATTGSTNSIFKLGSSLNNSTGSSLQNSNFAIATKSPVFGAGTILQGTSPESVPSALVPAHNMNTDSYLGSVPTPSISIGFSSLTSTSNTTSLVPDVGPTPSLFKFGATSAAVSEGSTVSSSASATSSPFSFGSSSSTTTVCSNSAPATPVFSFGGTTVSSEPINTTSSFSSYTSGIFSFGGSPVSSSTAHTVSSSGMASNIFGSGCQSKNSPLFGSPPQSSGFLFSASANAAPPMAFNSSSGTSSGPIFSFTSVSASSPVLGGGFAASPGNNDKMNAEDSMTEDPVPSSSPTPVFGQASASPATPTFAFGSAAPPQNNPFMFNSQQNQVPLQSPSSFQASGSVEFNAGGSFSLGSAGGDKSKRKIVKVSRLKNRKK, from the exons ATGTCGACGCCGGAAGAAGCCGGAGTGACCGCTAATGCCACCACATCTTCGTACGCCGGTGGAGGAGTCGGAGGGAAGTTCCGGAAGAAGCCTTTTCGTCGACAAGCGACGCCGTACGACCGTCCCCCCACCGCCTTTCGTGATAACAACATTAATAGCAACGACAGTAGTAGCAGCTGGTTAACGAAGCTGGTCGTGGAGCCCGCCTCTAAGCTCATATCATATGGTGCTGACCGCTTTTTCGGTTCTGTCTTTCGTAGACGCCTCCCTCCTCAGCCACCAG AGTCAAATGCTCAAGATGGTTTACCAGAGTCAAATTCTCAAGATGGTTTATCAGAGTCAAATTCCCAAGAGAGTGATGGGGATCAAGGGACTTGTCTTAAT AGTGATAGAGATGAACAAGAGCCCAGAATTGGTCAGTGCAGCCAGCCAATAAATAATTCTAGCAGCCATGGAGTGACAGTCACTGAGCTTGAGCATTTGTTGAAGCAAAAGACATTCACTAG GTCTGAGATTTCCTATCTGGCAGAACTTTTGCAGTCACGAGCTGCAGAAGTGTCTCCTGGGGATGCAAGCCGAATCAATGTAGTGTCTGTTTTAGATTCTAGCAGGCAAAAAGAATTTGGAAGCGGTATATCAGAAGGAAACAAGAATGATGGGATTGAGTCATCGGCTATAGTGCTTACTCCTATAAACAATTCAAAA GTGCTTGGGAATGATATTGTTTCTCCAGCTGAACTTGCTAAGTCTTACATGGGAAGTAGGACGTCACAAGTTTCTCAATCATTGCTGGGAATGCGCAATCAACTTGGTAACGATGGCACATGGTTGCTTGCTGATGCACTTAATCCTCCAAAGTCACCTATTGTGTCACTGGCTAGGAGAAGTTCTGTTGGCTTGAGTGCTGCAGAAAATGTTTATATAACCCCACTATCCCGTGGCAGATCGGCTATCTACACCATGGCTCGCACTCCATACTCAAGAGTTCATCCAACTTCCATATCGAAG AGAAGTGGAATCAACAGTAGGGGTTTTGCTGGGCCATCAACATCAACGTCATCCCTTTCTCCACTGGAGAATGATGGAAAATATGACTTGCGGCTGGGG ACCTTAAAGCGTAGAAGTTCAGTGTTGGATGCTGAGATTGGCTCTGTTGGTCCTATTCGCAGAATCAGACAGAAATCCGATTTATTGGCATCTAGATTTCATCACAATGCTCATGGAGTGGGAGTTGGCTCGCATGCAAAGCAGAAGCCTCAAATGAATGGGGACAAAAGGAACAAGACCTTGAAAAATAGTGGAGAAAATGAGAATGAGAGTGTCCCAAGAACCAGTTATGCTCATATTCCTTCCAAGTCTAAAGAAGTTGCTGCCAAAATATTGCAGCAACTTGAAAAGATCAGCCCAAAGGAAAAATCTCCAGGATCAAAGTTAGTGGCAATGCAGGAGAACTCATATTTAAAGTTGTTCTCGAGTAGGCTCCCCGGACAGGCCCTCTGGAGCATGGAGGATGTAGGCACTTCAAAGATGCTATTGAATGCCCAAGATGATCTTAAGTCTGTGAATCTGACCAATAACACACTGCCTGATGTTCACGAGTCTTCTCCCCAACAGCAAGGGAAAACAGAAGGGAATAATCCCAATGATTCCTTTATTCCTTCTGGCAGATGGAACTCTGTTCTGAACAATGATTCTGCAGTGTCCTTGAAGGCTTCTACTTCTGGCCTTGGAGCTGGTGATTCTGTTGTGAAGAATGGATCATCCCTACCTCAAAAGAAGAGAGCTTTAAGGATGAGTATAGAAGAG GGTTCCTTGGAGCTTGCTGATGCAGAGCGCAATGGACGTGCATCTAGGTCTTTATCCAATAATAAAGGGCCTTTTGAGTACTTGCACACCAAACCTGCTGGAGATGCCAGAACCACTTTCAAGTCGGAAGATAACTCATCTATGGGACTTAGTTCGAGGAGTACAAGCGAACTTACCTCTGGGGCTGTCACATTTGAAAAGGGGACTAGTGTCATTGCCATCCCTGCATCAGAAGGAAAAAATTCTGCTGCTTCACAATCTCAAATTCTTACTTCATCAGTTCCTGCATTTGATAAGGCTAAGGAAGCAAATAGTTCTAATTTTTTCAGCTTCAGCTCTAAAGCTGCTGATAATTCTCCTTCATTTCCTTCTGGATCCACCAAAAGGGCTGAATCCGCTGAAAGATCAAGCAG CTTGGCCAATACTTCGATGTCAGTTGGCTCTAAAGTCGGAACTTTTGATTCAGAGACAGGGCTTCATATGAAGCCTGGTAAAGTGGTAGATACTAATGGAAAATGTGATGATGGTTCTTCTGCGGCGTTAACTGGGCCACTTGTTTCAAGATCTTCTCCACTATCTTTTCCTGCAGCTTCGTTTGGTGATATGCATTCGACATCCACGGGTAGTGCTCCCCCGTTTACCCCTTTGACCAGTTCTGCTAACTTTCTCCCCACTGGTGGCAGTACCAGCACAGCAGTCCCCTTTAGTGGAAGCATTTTTGGAGGTGCAGAAAAATCTCTAGGTTCAGGTGGACCTCTTTTCAAATTTGTTTCTTCTGTAGATCCGCCAACTACAGTATCAGTAGCACCGGAAACTAGCATCTCAGAGACAGCTGATCAGAGAGCCAAAATTGACATAAATCCAAATTCTGGAACCTCAAGTACCTCATATTCTACTGTTGCAGCAGCAACAACTGGCTCTACTAATAGCATTTTTAAGCTTGGTTCTTCTTTAAATAATTCAACGGGAAGCAGTCTTCAAAATTCCAACTTTGCTATTGCCACAAAATCTCCAGTTTTTGGTGCTGGTACCATCTTACAGGGCACATCACCAGAGTCTGTTCCATCTGCATTAGTTCCAGCACATAACATGAATACTGACTCTTATCTTGGTTCAGTGCCAACTCCGAGCATCAGTATTGGTTTTAGTTCTTTGACTTCCACATCAAATACCACCTCTCTTGTCCCTGATGTTGGGCCAACACCGAGTTTATTCAAATTCGGTGCAACTTCGGCTGCTGTTTCAGAAGGATCTACAGTTAGCTCCAGTGCTAGTGCAACTTCTAGCCCATTCAGTTTTggttcatcttcttcaaccacTACAGTCTGTTCAAACAGTGCTCCCGCCACACCAGTATTCAGTTTTGGTGGTACCACAGTTTCTTCTGAACCGATTAATACAACTAGCTCTTTCAGCAGTTACACATCTGGTATATTCAGTTTTGGAGGCAGTCCTGTTTCCTCCTCGACAGCCCACACAGTTAGCTCCTCTGGTATGGCTTCTAATATCTTTGGTTCCGGTTGTCAAAGCAAAAATTCCCCATTATTTGGTTCTCCACCCCAATCCTCGGGATTTTTATTCTCTGCTTCTGCAAATGCTGCACCACCCATGGCTTTCAATTCATCCAGTGGTACTTCGTCGGGTCCGATATTCTCATTCACTAGCGTATCTGCTTCTTCGCCTGTGCTTGGTGGTGGTTTTGCAGCCTCTCCTGGGAATAACGATAAGATGAATGCAGAAGACAGCATGACTGAGGATCCAGTGCCGTCATCTTCACCTACTCCTGTATTTGGCCAAGCATCTGCTTCCCCTGCCACACCTACCTTTGCATTTGGATCGGCTGCTCCACCACAAAACAATCCGTTCATGTTCAACAGCCAGCAAAATCAAGTACCTCTACAGAGCCCGTCTTCCTTCCAGGCATCAGGCAGTGTAGAATTCAATGCTGGAGGCAGCTTTTCACTGGGAAGCGCGGGAGGTGACAAGTCAAAGCGGAAGATTGTGAAAGTAAGTAGATTGAAGAATCGGAAGAAGTGA
- the LOC121793537 gene encoding mitochondrial acidic protein MAM33 codes for MRWRKALVCAAQRLVSRPFSSTASYTVNSIILRSLKDHYLEVSKMTPPPKISPPSPYQVVKGALDTGGPVLRRVFGDEVVNVSVMRMVDIIPGGSADDYGNDNINQLFVHVDIAKPGQQDSLHLLCGMYPDALGIHSVSLRPKAESGGFLAVPSKYHGPVFEDVDEKIRDALHSYIEERGINESLFPFLQAWLYVKDHRNLLRWFKTVGTFVNDSHQGTLQA; via the exons ATGAGATGGAGGAAGGCTCTAGTGTGCGCCGCGCAGCGACTAGTGTCGCGACCGTTTTCGTCGACGGCGTCGTACACTGTCAATTCAATTATCCTACGCTCCCTCAAAGATCACTATCTCGAGGTCTCCAAGATGACTCCACCTCCG AAGATTAGCCCACCTTCTCCATACCAAGTTGTAAAGGGGGCACTTGATACTGGGGGCCCTGTTCTCAGGCGCGTGTTTGGAGATGAGGTTGTCAATGTATCAGTTATGAGAATGGTTGACATTATTCCAGGAGGTTCTGCTGATGATTATGGCAATGACAACATTAATCAGTTATTTGTTCATGTTGACATTGCTAAGCCAGGGCAGCAAGATTCTCTGCATTTACTTTGTGGAATGTATCCGGATGCTCTTGGGATTCATTCTGTTTCACTCAGACCAAAAGCAGAGTCTGGAGGGTTCCTTGCAGTTCCATCTAAATATCATGGCCCAGTCTTTGA AGATGTAGATGAAAAGATTCGAGATGCTCTCCATAGTTATATTGAAGAGCGTGGAATAAACGAGAGCCTATTTCCATTTCTGCAAGCTTGGCTTTATGTGAAGGATCACCGCAATCTCCTGCGATGGTTCAAAACTGTTGGCACTTTTGTCAATGACAGCCACCAAGGAACCCTACAGGCATAA
- the LOC121797266 gene encoding uncharacterized protein LOC121797266 isoform X1 — protein MVVKMMKWRPRQSKKLEARITVHRLESGGVKRDDCAGYSVEIKWKGAKGISLSSLRKSVRRNFTKEMLNQHGIVPWDEEFRCFCAFSSNKDGLFHPWEVSFTLFNGSNRVASASLNLADFDKQGRDIDIPLDINASLHLSIVLVELGNVQDQSESAPKSVLLFPRSPCYGEMFSTEKHDLSLSPSKASASPMRINILKGLSSFRPKRDEGSDGRSDPLDSSDSDDHGSSEEDSCDRKSFTYETLAYANHAGAANTSGASDDEDWLYYTHRTKHASLSPDDHHPMQEQSAKRRILPWRKRKLTFKSPKMKGEPLLKKCYGEEGGDDIDFDRRQLSSSDESTLTRDGESSSARASAFGDDGFAVGAWEDKEIRSRDGHMKLKTQVFFASIDQRHERAGGESACTALVAAIADWLQSNDNEMPIKSQLDRLILDGSLEWRNLCDDEAYMERFPDKHFDLDTVVEANVRPLSVAPERSFIGFFHPEGLDEKGCDFLQGAMSFDNIWDEICASASEMPTSAGPLVYIISWNDHFFVLKVEQDAYYIIDTLGERLYEGCNQAFILKFDRDSAIHQLANKQENKSAEDKPEQNEDKEGSSTTSKNVEEWSVVSTGKESCKEYIKSFLAAIPIRELLVDLKKGLLASTPLHHRLQIEFHYTKCLLPQEDNTYNGSITLETENL, from the exons ATGGTGGTGAAGATGATGAAGTGGAGGCCACGGCAATCGAAGAAATTGGAGGCGAGAATCACGGTTCATCGGCTCGAAAGCGGCGGCGTGAAGCGCGATGATTGCGCCGGATATTCGGTTGAGATCAAATGGAAAGGCGCCAAAGGGATCTCTTTGAGTTCTCTCAGGAAGAGCGTTAGAAGGAATTTCACAAAGGAGATGTTGAATCAGCACGGAATTGTTCCATGGGACGAAGAATTCCGATGCTTCTGCGCTTTCTCGTCTAATAAGGACGGTCTCTTTCATCCTTGGGAGGTCTCCTTCACCCTTTTCAAT GGGTCGAACAGGGTAGCCTCTGCATCATTAAATCTAGCAGATTTCGATAAACAAGGGAGGGACATCGATATTCCTCTTGATATCAATGCTTCTCTTCAT CTCTCAATTGTTCTTGTTGAATTGGGAAATGTCCAAGATCAATCTGAATCAGCGCCAAAATCCGTTCTCTTGTTTCCTCGATCACCATGCTACGGAGAAATGTTTTCCACAGAGAAAcatgatctctctctctccccttcGAAGGCCAGCGCCAGCCCCATGAGAATCAACATCTTAAAAGGGCTCTCTTCGTTCCGGCCTAAAAGAGACGAAGGCAGTGACGGGAGGAGCGACCCTCTCGACTCCTCTGATTCCGATGACCATGGCTCCAGTGAGGAGGATTCTTGCGATAGGAAGTCCTTTACTTATGAGACTTTGGCTTATGCAAACCATGCCGGAGCAGCAAACACGAGCGGTGCCAGCGACGACGAGGACTGGCTATACTACACTCATCGAACCAAGCACGCGTCGTTGTCCCCCGATGATCATCATCCGATGCAGGAGCAGAGCGCCAAGCGTCGGATTCTGCCGTGGAGGAAGCGGAAGTTGACCTTCAAGTCACCCAAGATGAAGGGGGAGCCGTTGCTGAAGAAGTGCTATGGCGAGGAAGGAGGCGATGACATTGATTTCGATCGAAGGCAGCTAAGCTCCTCCGATGAGTCCACCTTAACG AGAGACGGGGAGAGCTCCAGCGCGCGCGCCTCGGCCTTTGGAGACGATGGTTTTGCCGTTGGCGCCTGGGAAGATAAGGAGATCAGGAGCCGCGATGGACACATGAAGCTGAAAACACAAGTTTTCTTCGCTTCAATCGACCAGAGGCACGAGCGTGCAGGCGGTGAGAGTGCTTGCACGGCTCTGGTTGCTGCCATCGCGGACTGGCTGCAGTCCAACGACAATGAGATGCCAATCAAGTCCCAGCTTGACAGACTCATCCTTGACGGATCACTGGAGTGGAGAAATCTCTGTGACGACGAGGCATACATGGAGCGCTTCCCGGACAAGCATTTTGATCTGGATACAGTAGTGGAGGCAAATGTCCGGCCACTTTCTGTTGCGCCAGAGAGATCATTCATCGGATTTTTCCATCCGGAAGGATTGGATGAGAAAGGGTGTGATTTCCTGCAAGGCGCCATGTCGTTTGACAACATATGGGATGAAATCTGTGCATCAGCCTCAGAGATGCCTACCTCGGCTGGCCCTCTCGTCTACATCATCAGCTGGAACGATCACTTCTTCGTCTTGAAGGTCGAACAAGATGCATACTACATAATTGACACTTTGGGTGAGAGGCTGTATGAAGGCTGCAATCAGGCCTTCATCTTGAAATTTGATAGAGATTCCGCGATTCATCAGCTCGCCAATAAGCAGGAAAATAAATCCGCAGAGGATAAACCAGAGCAAAATGAGGATAAGGAAGGCTCTTCTACTACAAGTAAGAATGTGGAAGAATGGAGCGTGGTGAGCACGGGGAAAGAGTCGTGCAAAGAGTACATTAAGAGCTTTCTGGCTGCAATCCCGATCAGGGAGTTGCTAGTTGACCTGAAAAAGGGGCTGCTGGCATCCACGCCTCTTCATCATCGCCTGCAAATAGAGTTCCATTACACCAAATGCCTGCTTCCACAAGAAGATAATACTTACAATGGAAGCATTACATTAGAAACTGAAAATCTGTAG
- the LOC121797266 gene encoding uncharacterized protein LOC121797266 isoform X2: MVASASLNLADFDKQGRDIDIPLDINASLHLSIVLVELGNVQDQSESAPKSVLLFPRSPCYGEMFSTEKHDLSLSPSKASASPMRINILKGLSSFRPKRDEGSDGRSDPLDSSDSDDHGSSEEDSCDRKSFTYETLAYANHAGAANTSGASDDEDWLYYTHRTKHASLSPDDHHPMQEQSAKRRILPWRKRKLTFKSPKMKGEPLLKKCYGEEGGDDIDFDRRQLSSSDESTLTRDGESSSARASAFGDDGFAVGAWEDKEIRSRDGHMKLKTQVFFASIDQRHERAGGESACTALVAAIADWLQSNDNEMPIKSQLDRLILDGSLEWRNLCDDEAYMERFPDKHFDLDTVVEANVRPLSVAPERSFIGFFHPEGLDEKGCDFLQGAMSFDNIWDEICASASEMPTSAGPLVYIISWNDHFFVLKVEQDAYYIIDTLGERLYEGCNQAFILKFDRDSAIHQLANKQENKSAEDKPEQNEDKEGSSTTSKNVEEWSVVSTGKESCKEYIKSFLAAIPIRELLVDLKKGLLASTPLHHRLQIEFHYTKCLLPQEDNTYNGSITLETENL; this comes from the exons AT GGTAGCCTCTGCATCATTAAATCTAGCAGATTTCGATAAACAAGGGAGGGACATCGATATTCCTCTTGATATCAATGCTTCTCTTCAT CTCTCAATTGTTCTTGTTGAATTGGGAAATGTCCAAGATCAATCTGAATCAGCGCCAAAATCCGTTCTCTTGTTTCCTCGATCACCATGCTACGGAGAAATGTTTTCCACAGAGAAAcatgatctctctctctccccttcGAAGGCCAGCGCCAGCCCCATGAGAATCAACATCTTAAAAGGGCTCTCTTCGTTCCGGCCTAAAAGAGACGAAGGCAGTGACGGGAGGAGCGACCCTCTCGACTCCTCTGATTCCGATGACCATGGCTCCAGTGAGGAGGATTCTTGCGATAGGAAGTCCTTTACTTATGAGACTTTGGCTTATGCAAACCATGCCGGAGCAGCAAACACGAGCGGTGCCAGCGACGACGAGGACTGGCTATACTACACTCATCGAACCAAGCACGCGTCGTTGTCCCCCGATGATCATCATCCGATGCAGGAGCAGAGCGCCAAGCGTCGGATTCTGCCGTGGAGGAAGCGGAAGTTGACCTTCAAGTCACCCAAGATGAAGGGGGAGCCGTTGCTGAAGAAGTGCTATGGCGAGGAAGGAGGCGATGACATTGATTTCGATCGAAGGCAGCTAAGCTCCTCCGATGAGTCCACCTTAACG AGAGACGGGGAGAGCTCCAGCGCGCGCGCCTCGGCCTTTGGAGACGATGGTTTTGCCGTTGGCGCCTGGGAAGATAAGGAGATCAGGAGCCGCGATGGACACATGAAGCTGAAAACACAAGTTTTCTTCGCTTCAATCGACCAGAGGCACGAGCGTGCAGGCGGTGAGAGTGCTTGCACGGCTCTGGTTGCTGCCATCGCGGACTGGCTGCAGTCCAACGACAATGAGATGCCAATCAAGTCCCAGCTTGACAGACTCATCCTTGACGGATCACTGGAGTGGAGAAATCTCTGTGACGACGAGGCATACATGGAGCGCTTCCCGGACAAGCATTTTGATCTGGATACAGTAGTGGAGGCAAATGTCCGGCCACTTTCTGTTGCGCCAGAGAGATCATTCATCGGATTTTTCCATCCGGAAGGATTGGATGAGAAAGGGTGTGATTTCCTGCAAGGCGCCATGTCGTTTGACAACATATGGGATGAAATCTGTGCATCAGCCTCAGAGATGCCTACCTCGGCTGGCCCTCTCGTCTACATCATCAGCTGGAACGATCACTTCTTCGTCTTGAAGGTCGAACAAGATGCATACTACATAATTGACACTTTGGGTGAGAGGCTGTATGAAGGCTGCAATCAGGCCTTCATCTTGAAATTTGATAGAGATTCCGCGATTCATCAGCTCGCCAATAAGCAGGAAAATAAATCCGCAGAGGATAAACCAGAGCAAAATGAGGATAAGGAAGGCTCTTCTACTACAAGTAAGAATGTGGAAGAATGGAGCGTGGTGAGCACGGGGAAAGAGTCGTGCAAAGAGTACATTAAGAGCTTTCTGGCTGCAATCCCGATCAGGGAGTTGCTAGTTGACCTGAAAAAGGGGCTGCTGGCATCCACGCCTCTTCATCATCGCCTGCAAATAGAGTTCCATTACACCAAATGCCTGCTTCCACAAGAAGATAATACTTACAATGGAAGCATTACATTAGAAACTGAAAATCTGTAG